The Megalopta genalis isolate 19385.01 chromosome 9, iyMegGena1_principal, whole genome shotgun sequence genome includes a window with the following:
- the LOC117221138 gene encoding uncharacterized protein LOC117221138 isoform X1: MYTNIALILGFTLHISIQLNQTKEYIAYFQMMNVIFSSLIFVSLLLLKHGVAAGEITVTEVPAGHLAELPCLSSDDHHRFMFWQLTDDKRIIGPGNFMDENKYNYEVLTGKLYIRGVSTAESGFYKCVSKGIADHSSINIHVVELIVKKDWEDVWENDFETNLLRGMAAVMVVVVVIAVVLFIITAKRKQNRRFFDLEESRENSPVKYTPNTSGRPNVPTPIAEESGIDNSALDIDFPRVFKQMQK, encoded by the exons ATGTATACAAATATTGCCTTGATATTGGGTTTTACCTTACATATCAGTATTCAATTGAATCAAACGAAGGAGTATATAGCATACTTTCAGATG ATGAACGTAATATTTTCCTCATTAATATttgtatcattattattactaaaacATGGAGTTGCTGCCGGCGAGATTACGGTAACGGAAGTTCCAGCCGGTCATTTAGCTGAACTTCCGTGTTTAAGCAGCGATGATCACCATCGTTTTATGTTTTGGCAACTTACGGATGACAAGCGCATTATCGGGCCTGGAAACTTCATGGACGAAAATAAGTACAATTACGAGGTGCTAACTGGAAAGCTTTACATCAGA GGTGTATCAACTGCTGAATCAGGTTTTTACAAATGCGTATCAAAAGGCATAGCTGATCATTCTTCCATCAATATTCACGTTGTTGAGTTAATTGTTAAGAAAGATTGGGAAGATGTGTGGGAGAACGATTTCGAG ACAAACTTGTTACGTGGAATGGCTGCTGTTATGGTAGTAGTTGTTGTCATAGCAGTTGTCCTCTTTATCATCACGgcgaaaagaaaacaaaatcgAAGATTTTTCG ATTTAGAAGAATCAAGAGAAAATTCCCCTGTAAAGTATACACCAAATACCAGCGGTCGTCCTAATGTGCCAACGCCAATAGCCGAAGAAAGTGGCATTGATAATTCAGCTCTTGATATCGACTTCCCGAGAGTGTttaaacaaatgcagaaataa
- the LOC117221138 gene encoding uncharacterized protein LOC117221138 isoform X2, whose amino-acid sequence MNVIFSSLIFVSLLLLKHGVAAGEITVTEVPAGHLAELPCLSSDDHHRFMFWQLTDDKRIIGPGNFMDENKYNYEVLTGKLYIRGVSTAESGFYKCVSKGIADHSSINIHVVELIVKKDWEDVWENDFETNLLRGMAAVMVVVVVIAVVLFIITAKRKQNRRFFDLEESRENSPVKYTPNTSGRPNVPTPIAEESGIDNSALDIDFPRVFKQMQK is encoded by the exons ATGAACGTAATATTTTCCTCATTAATATttgtatcattattattactaaaacATGGAGTTGCTGCCGGCGAGATTACGGTAACGGAAGTTCCAGCCGGTCATTTAGCTGAACTTCCGTGTTTAAGCAGCGATGATCACCATCGTTTTATGTTTTGGCAACTTACGGATGACAAGCGCATTATCGGGCCTGGAAACTTCATGGACGAAAATAAGTACAATTACGAGGTGCTAACTGGAAAGCTTTACATCAGA GGTGTATCAACTGCTGAATCAGGTTTTTACAAATGCGTATCAAAAGGCATAGCTGATCATTCTTCCATCAATATTCACGTTGTTGAGTTAATTGTTAAGAAAGATTGGGAAGATGTGTGGGAGAACGATTTCGAG ACAAACTTGTTACGTGGAATGGCTGCTGTTATGGTAGTAGTTGTTGTCATAGCAGTTGTCCTCTTTATCATCACGgcgaaaagaaaacaaaatcgAAGATTTTTCG ATTTAGAAGAATCAAGAGAAAATTCCCCTGTAAAGTATACACCAAATACCAGCGGTCGTCCTAATGTGCCAACGCCAATAGCCGAAGAAAGTGGCATTGATAATTCAGCTCTTGATATCGACTTCCCGAGAGTGTttaaacaaatgcagaaataa